The following proteins are encoded in a genomic region of Streptomyces sp. NBC_01723:
- a CDS encoding glycerol-3-phosphate dehydrogenase/oxidase, whose protein sequence is MSPTSSPAGAASASLSAARRARELADTVGGPVVDVLVVGLGATGAGAALDAAARGLSVVAVDAHDLAFGTSRWSSKLIHGGLRYLASAQLDVAHESAVERGVLMERTAPHLVRAQPFVLPLTPLVSRGQSALAWAGFRAGDTLRLAARTARATLPAPRRLSAVETRHLAPALRSDRLRGGLLSWDGRLTDDARLVTALARTAAARGARILTRTKALELTSYGARIRDELTGEEGVVRARAVINASGVWAGGLVDGIRVRPSRGTHLVLRSEHLGPLPAGLHVPVPGETNRFVLVLPQGDGRVYVGLTDEPVEGDVPDVPEAPETDVGFLLDVLGSVLDVPVHREDVVGTFAGLRPLLDTTSPDRAGGGPRTADVSRRHAVLTSSEGVVTVVGGKLTTYRRMAEDAVNAAVAARGLTAGPSPTAALPLVGAAAPHALATVRAPDRLVRRYGTEAPDVQALAARDPRLAERLLPGHPVTGAELLWALRHEGALDEADLLDRRTRIGLVPEDRAAALDAVRDLVGETVARRD, encoded by the coding sequence ATGAGCCCCACCAGCAGCCCCGCCGGGGCCGCCTCCGCCTCCCTGTCCGCCGCACGGCGCGCCCGCGAGCTGGCCGACACCGTGGGCGGACCCGTCGTGGACGTGCTGGTCGTCGGCCTCGGCGCGACCGGCGCGGGGGCCGCCCTGGACGCGGCGGCCCGCGGGCTGAGCGTCGTCGCCGTGGACGCCCACGACCTGGCCTTCGGCACCTCCCGCTGGAGCTCCAAGCTCATCCACGGCGGCCTGCGCTACCTCGCCTCCGCACAGCTCGACGTCGCCCACGAGAGCGCGGTGGAGCGCGGGGTGCTGATGGAGCGCACCGCTCCCCATCTGGTGCGCGCCCAGCCCTTCGTGCTGCCGCTGACGCCGCTGGTCTCCCGCGGCCAGTCCGCGCTGGCGTGGGCCGGCTTCCGGGCCGGCGACACCCTGCGGCTCGCGGCGCGCACGGCCCGGGCCACGCTGCCCGCGCCGCGCCGGCTGTCCGCCGTGGAGACCCGGCACCTCGCGCCGGCCCTGCGCTCCGACCGGCTGCGCGGCGGCCTGCTGTCCTGGGACGGCCGGCTCACCGACGACGCCCGGCTGGTGACCGCGCTCGCCCGCACCGCCGCCGCCCGCGGCGCCCGGATCCTGACCCGGACCAAGGCGCTGGAACTGACCTCGTACGGCGCCCGGATACGCGACGAGCTGACCGGCGAGGAGGGTGTGGTGCGGGCCCGCGCGGTGATCAACGCCTCCGGGGTCTGGGCCGGCGGCCTGGTGGACGGCATCCGGGTCCGCCCCTCCCGCGGCACCCACCTCGTCCTGCGCTCCGAACACCTCGGCCCGCTCCCCGCGGGCCTACACGTACCGGTCCCCGGGGAGACCAACCGCTTCGTCCTGGTCCTGCCCCAGGGGGACGGCCGGGTCTACGTCGGCCTGACCGACGAACCCGTGGAGGGCGACGTTCCGGACGTGCCGGAGGCGCCCGAGACAGACGTCGGCTTCCTGCTCGACGTGCTCGGTTCGGTACTGGACGTCCCGGTGCACCGCGAGGACGTGGTGGGCACCTTCGCCGGTCTGCGTCCCCTGCTGGACACCACCTCGCCGGACCGGGCGGGCGGCGGGCCCCGCACGGCGGACGTCTCACGCAGGCACGCCGTGCTCACCTCGTCGGAGGGCGTGGTCACCGTGGTCGGCGGCAAGCTCACCACGTACCGGCGCATGGCCGAGGACGCCGTGAACGCCGCCGTCGCCGCCCGCGGCCTGACCGCGGGCCCCTCCCCCACCGCCGCCCTGCCCCTGGTCGGCGCCGCCGCCCCGCACGCCCTGGCCACGGTGCGGGCGCCGGACCGCCTGGTGCGGCGCTACGGCACCGAGGCGCCCGACGTGCAGGCCCTCGCCGCCCGGGACCCGCGGCTCGCCGAGCGGCTACTGCCGGGTCACCCCGTCACCGGCGCCGAACTGCTGTGGGCGCTGCGTCACGAGGGCGCCCTCGACGAGGCGGACCTCCTCGACCGGCGCACCCGCATCGGCCTGGTGCCGGAGGACCGCGCGGCGGCCCTGGACGCCGTACGGGACCTGGTCGGCGAGACCGTGGCGCGGCGGGACTGA
- a CDS encoding FAD-binding oxidoreductase, whose amino-acid sequence MDMLWNGWGDPARATSLPDTVTGLLRELLGVKPRDAAPLPLAEIDVPASPLDEAARRALTAAVGGRADDVRTDAETRVRHTRGKSTPDLLLMRSGDVTDTPAAVVLPDGHDEVLAVLEACAEHRLPVVPFGGGTSVVGGLAPGHRGAFVALDPRRMNRLLELDEVSRTARLQPGLRAPEAEALLAAHGYTLGHFPQSYEWATIGGFAATRSSGQASAGYGRFDEMVLGLTLATPEGTLVTGRAPRSAAGPDLRQLVLGSEGAFGVITSVTVRVRPVPEVRRYEGWRFASFDAGTAALRRLAQDGPRPTVLRLSDETETLIGLAQPDALGSSLDRQDAGCLAVVGFEGTEADTAHRREEAAAVLRESGGTFAGEEPGERWAHGRYSAPYLRDSLLDAGALAETLETATYWSRVPALYAAVRDALTGTLTDAGTPPLVMCHISHVYENGASLYFTVVSAQGDDAVAHWTRAKHAANEAILAAGGTITHHHGVGTDHRDWYVQEAGPLGIAALRAVKRSLDPAGVLSPGVLLPSD is encoded by the coding sequence ATGGACATGCTGTGGAACGGCTGGGGCGACCCGGCCAGGGCGACATCGCTGCCGGACACGGTGACCGGGCTGCTGCGCGAACTGCTCGGCGTCAAGCCCCGCGACGCCGCCCCGCTCCCGCTGGCGGAGATCGACGTCCCCGCCTCGCCCCTGGACGAGGCCGCCCGCCGGGCCCTCACGGCGGCGGTCGGCGGCCGTGCGGACGACGTGCGCACCGACGCGGAGACCCGCGTGCGGCACACCCGCGGCAAGTCCACCCCCGACCTGCTGCTGATGCGGAGCGGCGACGTCACCGACACCCCGGCCGCCGTGGTCCTGCCCGACGGCCACGACGAGGTGCTGGCCGTGCTGGAGGCCTGTGCCGAGCACCGGCTGCCCGTCGTCCCCTTCGGCGGCGGCACCTCCGTGGTGGGCGGCCTCGCTCCCGGGCACCGCGGCGCCTTCGTCGCCCTCGACCCGCGCCGCATGAACCGCCTGCTCGAACTCGACGAGGTCTCCCGCACCGCCCGCCTGCAACCCGGCCTGCGCGCCCCCGAGGCCGAGGCGCTGCTCGCCGCGCACGGGTACACCCTCGGCCACTTCCCGCAGTCCTACGAGTGGGCCACCATCGGCGGCTTCGCAGCCACCCGCTCCAGCGGACAGGCCTCCGCCGGCTACGGCCGCTTCGACGAGATGGTCCTCGGCCTCACCCTCGCCACCCCCGAAGGCACCCTCGTCACGGGCCGCGCCCCGCGCTCGGCCGCCGGACCCGACCTGCGTCAGCTCGTACTGGGCTCGGAGGGCGCCTTCGGCGTCATCACCTCCGTCACCGTCCGCGTGCGGCCCGTGCCCGAGGTCCGCCGCTACGAGGGCTGGCGCTTCGCCTCCTTCGACGCGGGCACCGCCGCACTGCGCAGGCTCGCCCAGGACGGCCCGCGCCCCACGGTGCTGCGGCTCTCCGACGAGACCGAGACCCTGATCGGCCTCGCCCAGCCCGACGCCCTCGGCTCCTCCCTCGACCGGCAGGACGCCGGATGCCTGGCCGTCGTCGGCTTCGAGGGCACCGAGGCGGACACCGCGCACCGCCGCGAGGAGGCCGCCGCCGTCCTGCGTGAGAGCGGGGGCACCTTCGCGGGCGAGGAGCCGGGGGAGCGCTGGGCCCACGGCCGCTACTCGGCGCCGTACCTGCGGGACTCGCTGCTCGACGCCGGGGCGCTCGCCGAGACCCTGGAGACCGCGACCTACTGGTCCCGCGTCCCCGCCCTCTACGCCGCCGTCCGCGACGCGCTCACCGGCACCCTCACCGACGCCGGCACCCCGCCGCTGGTCATGTGCCACATCTCGCACGTCTACGAGAACGGCGCCTCCCTCTACTTCACCGTCGTCTCCGCCCAGGGCGACGACGCCGTGGCGCACTGGACCCGCGCCAAGCACGCGGCCAACGAGGCGATCCTCGCCGCGGGCGGCACCATCACCCACCACCACGGCGTCGGCACCGACCACCGCGACTGGTACGTCCAGGAGGCCGGCCCCCTCGGCATCGCGGCCCTGCGCGCGGTCAAGCGCAGCCTGGACCCCGCCGGCGTGCTCAGCCCGGGCGTCCTGCTGCCGTCGGACTGA
- a CDS encoding TetR/AcrR family transcriptional regulator, with protein MTPNRHNHSGRPNPSDNDTVLDAVRDCVMAVGVRRTTMTDVARRAGVSRMTLYRRWPDVRSLVGDLMTREWISVATGAIPEPRPGTGTRPRVVEGLVAGVERFRAHPLFRKIVDVDPELLLPYVLDRRGASQEALLELLEDALGQGHADGSVRRTHPERQARSVLLVVQSFALSLRTMTDEDDDELTSAAFLAELRTILERTLTP; from the coding sequence ATGACGCCTAACCGTCACAACCACTCGGGCCGGCCGAACCCCTCGGACAACGACACGGTGCTCGACGCCGTGCGCGACTGCGTGATGGCCGTCGGGGTCCGCCGGACGACGATGACCGACGTCGCCCGCCGCGCCGGCGTCTCCCGGATGACCCTGTACCGGCGCTGGCCGGACGTGCGGTCCCTGGTCGGCGACCTGATGACCCGCGAGTGGATCTCGGTGGCGACCGGGGCGATCCCGGAGCCCCGGCCGGGCACCGGGACGCGCCCGCGCGTCGTCGAGGGGCTGGTGGCCGGGGTGGAGAGGTTCCGCGCGCACCCGCTCTTCCGCAAGATCGTCGACGTCGATCCCGAGCTGCTCCTGCCCTACGTCCTGGACCGGCGCGGAGCGAGCCAGGAGGCCCTGCTGGAGTTGCTGGAGGACGCGCTGGGCCAGGGCCACGCCGACGGTTCGGTGCGCCGGACGCACCCCGAGCGGCAGGCGCGGTCCGTGCTGCTGGTCGTCCAGTCCTTCGCCCTGTCGCTGCGGACCATGACCGACGAGGACGACGACGAGCTGACCTCCGCGGCCTTCCTCGCGGAGCTGCGGACCATCCTGGAGAGGACCCTCACCCCATGA
- a CDS encoding STAS domain-containing protein: MADTEGPAVPERLLITRTTTGDGVSIVILAGEVDLDGSGQLRDVLLSSVQSAPGTVVDFGEVGFLDSSGINALISAHQEAESRGVWLRLAAPRDAVERVLRLVGVDGLIACFPSVEQALTD; this comes from the coding sequence GTGGCGGACACCGAGGGACCGGCAGTACCCGAGCGGCTGCTGATCACCCGTACCACCACGGGCGACGGCGTCAGCATCGTCATCCTCGCCGGAGAGGTCGATCTCGACGGCAGCGGCCAGTTGCGCGACGTCCTGCTGTCCTCGGTGCAGTCGGCACCGGGCACGGTCGTCGACTTCGGCGAGGTGGGCTTCCTGGACTCCAGCGGCATCAACGCGCTCATATCCGCCCACCAGGAGGCCGAGTCCCGCGGGGTGTGGCTGCGGCTCGCGGCACCGCGGGACGCCGTCGAGCGGGTGCTGCGGCTGGTCGGCGTCGACGGGCTCATCGCCTGCTTCCCGAGCGTCGAACAGGCGCTGACCGACTGA
- a CDS encoding SpoIIE family protein phosphatase — protein MSAGAEEADRTPGRLTALLIDACARAIDAAGGRAGGVYLPSGTPGLLRLAVLAGLPGRLFRPWWRLHADSPFPVADAYRLGVRVVLPNAAETMRRYPQFAAGLPFPFGSLYVPVAGARRTYGVLTVLRPAASDAAEVLEGADRMAGLAQDLGAALERLDEDSDAPPVLWEGEPLCVRPPPAGRHPQHAGSFAWDPVTGTVTLDEPLCLLLGMPAGAAGPTTALGSLTAVLSPDDGHRLAAALRETAAGRPPRLPLYVRAADGALRLVELWRPQAARADGVTVRGAVRDPFAGTVADAAADLLPEGVFCVDRLGTVVYANPRAARLLGRPRAGLLGRSLWEAVPWLDQAAYEDHLRGALLSPDPVRFHVRRPPDGSRRSAPQPFEGDWLAVSVYPGPDLLTGTLRPANRVADASAGLIPGHGVPEAEPEAGDPAPPIASTAPEYRPIVLAVALTEAVTARQVSAVVVRELLSAFGGRRLAIYLLQDRHLHLAWETGFPPGFLAPFEGVALDARLPGVETLTSGRPLFFDSMQDLAAAYPGIPLDATEGARAFLPLIASGRPVGSCILGFDRARGFSTEERSVLTALAGLIAHAMEKARRYESETALARGLQGVLLPRRLPSHPLLETAGRYLPGTQGMEVGGDWYDVVASGDGMALVIGDVQGHGVQAAATMGQLRSAVRAFALGDRPPDEVMSGVNHLLADLDPGLFASCCYIRLDPATGRALASRAGHPPPLLRHPDGRTEALDLPGGVVLGVDSGAPYPLTEFRVEPGAVLALYTDGLVERPGSDIDDGITALRLALARTGAPAARPGRRALAGVADRLIVSSRHATDRADDIALLLATRRPRPGSPR, from the coding sequence ATGAGTGCAGGCGCCGAGGAAGCGGACCGGACGCCCGGACGGCTGACGGCGCTGCTGATCGACGCCTGCGCCCGGGCGATCGACGCGGCCGGCGGCCGGGCGGGCGGGGTCTACCTGCCCTCCGGCACGCCCGGCCTCCTGCGGCTCGCCGTGCTCGCCGGACTGCCCGGGCGGTTGTTCCGGCCCTGGTGGCGCCTGCACGCCGACAGCCCGTTCCCGGTCGCCGACGCCTACCGGCTGGGTGTCCGCGTCGTGCTGCCCAACGCCGCGGAGACCATGCGCCGCTACCCGCAGTTCGCGGCCGGCCTGCCGTTCCCTTTCGGGTCGCTGTACGTGCCCGTCGCCGGGGCGAGGCGGACCTACGGGGTCCTGACCGTCCTGCGCCCCGCCGCCTCGGACGCCGCCGAGGTGCTGGAGGGCGCCGACCGGATGGCGGGGCTCGCGCAGGACCTGGGCGCGGCCCTGGAGCGCCTGGACGAGGACAGCGACGCGCCGCCGGTCCTCTGGGAGGGCGAACCGCTGTGCGTCCGGCCGCCCCCCGCCGGACGGCACCCGCAGCACGCCGGGAGCTTCGCCTGGGATCCGGTCACCGGCACCGTCACCCTCGACGAACCGCTGTGCCTCCTGCTCGGCATGCCCGCGGGCGCCGCCGGACCGACCACCGCGCTCGGGTCGCTCACCGCCGTCCTGTCGCCCGACGACGGGCACCGGCTCGCCGCGGCCCTGCGGGAGACCGCCGCCGGCCGGCCGCCGCGGCTGCCCCTGTACGTGCGTGCGGCGGACGGGGCGCTGCGCCTGGTCGAGCTGTGGCGGCCGCAGGCGGCCCGGGCCGACGGCGTGACCGTACGGGGAGCGGTCCGCGACCCCTTCGCCGGCACCGTGGCCGACGCCGCCGCCGACCTGCTGCCGGAGGGCGTTTTCTGCGTGGACCGGCTGGGCACGGTCGTCTACGCCAACCCGCGCGCCGCCCGGCTGCTGGGCCGACCCCGCGCCGGGCTGCTCGGCCGCTCGCTGTGGGAGGCCGTTCCCTGGCTGGACCAGGCCGCCTACGAGGACCATCTGCGCGGTGCGCTGCTCTCCCCCGACCCGGTCCGCTTCCACGTCCGGCGCCCGCCCGACGGCAGCCGCCGCAGCGCCCCGCAGCCCTTCGAGGGCGACTGGCTGGCCGTCTCCGTCTACCCCGGCCCCGACCTCCTGACGGGCACGCTCCGGCCCGCCAACCGGGTGGCCGACGCGTCGGCCGGCCTCATCCCCGGGCACGGGGTGCCGGAGGCGGAGCCCGAGGCCGGCGACCCCGCCCCGCCGATCGCCTCGACGGCCCCCGAGTACCGCCCGATCGTGCTGGCCGTCGCCCTGACCGAGGCGGTCACCGCACGCCAGGTGTCCGCCGTGGTCGTGCGGGAGCTGCTGTCCGCCTTCGGTGGCCGCCGGCTCGCCATCTACCTGCTCCAGGACCGCCACCTCCACCTGGCCTGGGAGACGGGTTTCCCGCCGGGCTTCCTCGCGCCCTTCGAGGGCGTCGCGCTGGACGCCCGGCTCCCCGGCGTCGAGACGCTGACCAGCGGCCGGCCGCTCTTCTTCGACTCCATGCAGGATCTGGCCGCCGCGTATCCGGGCATCCCGCTGGACGCCACGGAGGGCGCCCGCGCCTTCCTGCCGCTGATCGCCTCCGGACGCCCGGTCGGCTCCTGCATCCTCGGCTTCGACCGCGCGCGCGGCTTCAGTACCGAGGAACGCTCCGTGCTCACCGCGCTGGCCGGGCTGATCGCCCACGCGATGGAGAAGGCCCGGCGCTACGAGTCCGAGACCGCGCTGGCCCGGGGCCTCCAGGGAGTGCTGCTGCCCCGCCGGCTGCCCTCCCATCCCCTGCTGGAGACCGCCGGACGCTATCTGCCGGGCACCCAGGGCATGGAGGTGGGCGGCGACTGGTACGACGTCGTCGCCTCCGGGGACGGCATGGCCCTGGTCATCGGCGACGTGCAGGGGCACGGCGTGCAGGCCGCGGCCACGATGGGGCAACTCCGCAGCGCCGTACGCGCCTTCGCCCTCGGCGACCGGCCGCCCGACGAGGTGATGAGCGGCGTCAACCACCTGCTGGCCGACCTGGACCCGGGCCTGTTCGCGAGCTGCTGCTACATCCGGCTCGACCCCGCCACCGGACGGGCCCTCGCCTCCCGCGCGGGCCACCCGCCGCCGCTCCTGCGCCACCCGGACGGACGCACCGAGGCCCTGGACCTGCCCGGTGGGGTGGTGCTCGGCGTGGACTCCGGGGCGCCCTATCCGCTGACCGAGTTCCGCGTCGAGCCGGGTGCCGTCCTCGCCCTCTACACGGACGGGCTGGTGGAGCGGCCCGGCAGCGACATCGACGACGGCATCACCGCCCTGCGGCTGGCCCTGGCCAGAACGGGAGCGCCCGCCGCGCGACCCGGCAGGCGCGCGCTGGCCGGCGTCGCGGACCGCCTCATCGTGAGCTCCCGCCACGCGACGGACCGCGCCGACGACATCGCCCTGCTGCTCGCCACCCGACGTCCCCGCCCCGGGAGCCCTCGATGA
- a CDS encoding endo-1,4-beta-xylanase, with protein sequence MTMPLRCLARTVGAGLVAVAALTTAGHTAEAEAADTLGSAAAGQGRYFGAAVAANHLGEADYAATLDREFTSATPENEMKWDATEPSRGTFTFAAADRVVAHARSRGMDVRGHTLVWHSQLPSWVGTLGAADLRTAMNGHINGLMGHYKGEIHSWDVVNEAFQDGGSGARRSSPFQDRLGDGFIEEAFRTARAADPAAKLCYNDYNTDGVNAKSNAVYAMVKDFRSRGVPIDCVGFQSHFNSASPVPADYRQNLQRFADLGVDVQITELDIEGSGSAQAASYTKVVDACLAVDRCTGITVWGVTDKYSWRSGGTPLLFDGDYRKKPAYDAVLTALGGSGDPGGPGDPGDPAASCTAAYTRTADWSSGYNGQVTITAGDAPISSWTATVTLPSPQSVSSLWNGTPTWTGTVMTVRPSWNGTLAAGASTSFGFTVAKNGSGAAPTVGGCTAS encoded by the coding sequence ATGACCATGCCTTTGAGATGCCTGGCGAGAACGGTCGGCGCCGGACTCGTGGCCGTGGCCGCACTGACGACCGCGGGCCACACCGCCGAAGCCGAAGCCGCCGACACGCTCGGGTCCGCCGCGGCCGGCCAAGGCCGCTACTTCGGCGCCGCCGTCGCCGCGAACCACCTCGGCGAGGCCGACTACGCCGCCACGCTGGACCGCGAGTTCACCTCGGCGACGCCCGAGAACGAGATGAAGTGGGACGCCACCGAACCCAGCCGCGGCACCTTCACCTTCGCCGCCGCCGACCGGGTCGTGGCCCACGCCCGAAGCCGTGGCATGGACGTGCGCGGCCACACCCTCGTCTGGCACTCCCAGCTGCCCTCCTGGGTGGGCACGCTGGGCGCCGCCGACCTGCGCACCGCGATGAACGGCCACATCAACGGCCTGATGGGCCACTACAAGGGCGAGATCCACAGCTGGGACGTCGTCAACGAGGCGTTCCAGGACGGCGGCAGCGGCGCCCGGCGCAGCTCGCCCTTCCAGGACAGGCTCGGCGACGGCTTCATCGAGGAGGCGTTCCGCACCGCCCGCGCCGCCGACCCGGCCGCCAAGCTCTGCTACAACGACTACAACACCGACGGCGTCAACGCGAAGAGCAATGCCGTCTACGCCATGGTGAAGGACTTCAGGTCCCGCGGTGTGCCCATCGACTGCGTCGGCTTCCAGTCCCACTTCAACAGCGCCTCCCCGGTCCCCGCCGACTACCGGCAGAACCTGCAGCGCTTCGCCGACCTCGGCGTCGACGTGCAGATCACGGAGCTCGACATCGAGGGCTCCGGATCGGCCCAGGCCGCCAGCTACACCAAGGTGGTCGACGCCTGCCTCGCCGTCGACCGCTGCACCGGCATCACCGTCTGGGGCGTCACCGACAAGTACTCGTGGCGCAGCGGCGGCACCCCGCTGCTCTTCGACGGCGACTACCGGAAGAAGCCCGCCTACGACGCCGTCCTGACCGCCCTGGGCGGCTCGGGCGACCCGGGTGGTCCCGGTGACCCGGGCGACCCCGCGGCGAGTTGCACGGCCGCCTACACCAGGACCGCGGACTGGAGCAGCGGCTACAACGGCCAGGTCACCATCACGGCCGGCGACGCGCCGATCAGCTCCTGGACCGCGACGGTCACCCTGCCCTCGCCGCAGTCCGTCTCGTCCCTCTGGAACGGCACTCCCACCTGGACGGGCACCGTCATGACCGTCCGCCCGAGCTGGAACGGCACCCTGGCGGCCGGGGCGTCGACCAGCTTCGGATTCACCGTGGCGAAGAACGGCAGCGGCGCCGCGCCCACGGTCGGCGGCTGCACCGCCTCCTGA
- a CDS encoding diacylglycerol kinase family protein produces the protein MRQFTAVVNPTAGGATSAAALLGVARLLREAGAGLEAEYSHSLAHARELARRAGDRGRVVLAVGGDGMAGGIGGALSGTGALLGLVPAGRGNDFARALKLPTDPAGLARVLLDGEPRSVDTIEVTSAVHDRAVVLGSVYAGVDALANHHANSARLLRGTASYYAGALRAVAGWRATRYRVTVDGEEHAFTGYTVVAANSGYYGFNRLIAPAAEVDDGLLEVVMIHDAPRWLFFKLMNELETGAHVHRPQVRVLRGREIRIEADRAIPYGADGEVEAAVPVTARVLPGALRVLTEPARTS, from the coding sequence ATGCGACAGTTCACCGCCGTCGTCAACCCCACCGCGGGCGGCGCCACCTCGGCCGCCGCGCTGCTCGGGGTGGCCCGGCTGCTGCGGGAGGCGGGCGCCGGGCTGGAGGCCGAGTACAGCCACAGCCTCGCGCACGCCCGGGAACTCGCCCGGCGCGCCGGTGACCGCGGCCGGGTGGTGCTCGCCGTCGGCGGCGACGGGATGGCGGGCGGGATCGGCGGCGCGCTCAGCGGCACCGGGGCCCTGCTCGGCCTCGTCCCGGCCGGGCGCGGCAACGACTTCGCCCGCGCGCTGAAGCTGCCCACCGACCCGGCCGGGCTCGCCCGGGTACTGCTCGACGGCGAACCCCGCTCCGTCGACACCATCGAGGTCACCTCCGCCGTCCACGACCGCGCCGTCGTGCTCGGCAGCGTCTACGCCGGTGTCGACGCGCTCGCCAACCACCACGCCAACAGCGCGCGCCTGCTGCGCGGCACGGCCTCCTACTACGCGGGCGCGCTGCGCGCCGTCGCCGGCTGGCGCGCGACCCGCTACCGGGTCACGGTCGACGGCGAGGAGCACGCCTTCACCGGCTACACCGTGGTGGCCGCCAACTCCGGCTACTACGGCTTCAACCGGCTCATCGCGCCCGCTGCCGAGGTGGACGACGGTCTGCTGGAGGTGGTGATGATCCACGACGCGCCGCGGTGGCTGTTCTTCAAGCTGATGAACGAACTCGAGACGGGCGCCCACGTCCACCGCCCCCAGGTCCGCGTCCTGCGCGGCAGGGAGATCCGCATCGAGGCGGACCGGGCGATACCCTACGGCGCCGACGGAGAGGTCGAGGCCGCCGTCCCCGTCACCGCCCGGGTACTGCCCGGCGCCCTGCGCGTGCTGACGGAACCCGCGCGTACCTCCTAG
- a CDS encoding ATP-binding protein: protein MTPAHGPDAADTSDVSTVVEFRGGSAMIPAARDVVHRFVIRLAELGVDLADTFLDTARLVASELVTNALRHAPGPCRLRLTLVDDRVEIAVSDTGDAFPTFLPRDPLRVGRHGLEIVTRLCGEVITKPHAKGKTVYARLPLT from the coding sequence ATGACTCCGGCGCACGGACCCGATGCCGCGGACACCTCCGACGTGTCCACGGTGGTGGAGTTCAGGGGCGGTTCGGCGATGATCCCGGCCGCCCGGGACGTCGTGCACCGCTTCGTCATCCGGCTTGCCGAGCTGGGCGTCGACCTGGCCGACACCTTCCTGGACACCGCCCGCCTGGTCGCCAGCGAACTGGTGACGAACGCGCTGCGGCACGCGCCAGGACCCTGCCGGCTCAGGCTGACCCTGGTGGACGACCGGGTGGAGATCGCGGTCTCCGACACCGGGGACGCCTTTCCCACGTTCCTGCCCCGCGACCCCCTGCGGGTCGGTCGGCACGGTTTGGAGATCGTGACCCGCCTGTGCGGCGAGGTGATCACCAAGCCGCACGCCAAGGGGAAGACCGTGTACGCGCGCCTGCCGCTGACCTGA